The Anticarsia gemmatalis isolate Benzon Research Colony breed Stoneville strain chromosome 29, ilAntGemm2 primary, whole genome shotgun sequence genome window below encodes:
- the LOC142985112 gene encoding uncharacterized protein LOC142985112 encodes MTSRLHLLLAAACALALIQLASGELNCTTESWGATSGSNSFSWSFPVIGVPVITLGVPKDPNCPLPVGISVVACDYDASPTVKIFADRRLVTINRKGNVYYPGTITINTIC; translated from the exons ATGACATCTAGACTGCATCTGTTGCTCGCCGCGGCCTGCGCCCTCGCTCTCATACAACTAGCGAGCGGGGAACTGAATTGTACAACAGAATCGTGGG GTGCAACATCAGGTTCCAATTCATTTTCGTGGTCGTTCCCAGTGATTGGTGTGCCTGTCATCACGTTGGGCGTCCCT AAAGATCCAAACTGTCCTCTTCCTGTGGGTATATCCGTGGTAGCATGTGATTACGACGCGTCTCCCACAGTCAAGATATTTGCTGATCGCCGCCTTGTAACTATTAACCGTAAAGGAAACGTGTATTACCCAGGAACTATCACTATTAATactatttgttaa
- the LOC142985186 gene encoding uncharacterized protein LOC142985186, with protein MTSRLHLLLAATCALALVQLASGQSTNPQCVAAHWGHPDTTENFGAVTIPAGLRIYRAKLPVKAGCRVIGVHAIVCDTNRPRSVRIRNKDAIVIRGGAIRGTGVVYFTARCEPSPTPKSTNWGESYGQEPWRRTADESDEGELNNDDPECQ; from the exons ATGACATCTAGACTGCATCTGTTGCTCGCCGCGACCTGCGCCCTCGCTCTCGTACAACTAGCGAGCGGACAGTCCACAAACCCGCAATGTGTCGCGGCTCACTGGG GCCATCCTGACACTACGGAAAACTTTGGCGCAGTGACGATACCAGCTGGTCTTCGCATCTATCGAGCTAAACTACCG gttaagGCTGGCTGTCGAGTAATCGGAGTTCACGCAATCGTTTGCGACACGAACCGGCCTAGAAGCGTGCGTATCCGCAACAAAGATGCCATTGTCATCCGCGGAGGCGCTATCCGAGGTACCGGAGTGGTGTACTTCACTGCTCGCTGTGAGCCCTCACCGACCCCAAAATCTACAAACTGGGGAGAATCTTACGGCCAGGAGCCTTGGAGAAGGACTGCTGACGAGTCTGACGAGGGAGAGCTGAATAATGATGACCCTGAATgtcagtaa
- the LOC142985260 gene encoding uncharacterized protein LOC142985260, with translation MTSRLHLLLATCALALIQLASGQAQCGEVHWGRQTNGTYILAPEYLERGLRNFYFKRETPSRCGILVGGQIVACDYDTSPNLTLIKGLEVFIQRTGELTLPGIVFGTAFCNPLPEKIPFIF, from the exons ATGACATCTAGACTGCATCTGTTGCTCGCGACCTGCGCCCTCGCTCTCATACAACTAGCGAGCGGACAGGCGCAGTGCGGGGAGGTTCATTGGG GACGACAAACAAATGGAACATACATACTTGCACCGGAGTATCTGGAGCGTGGACTTCGTAACTTCTACTTTAAAAGAGAA ACACCAAGTCGGTGTGGGATCCTGGTCGGCGGCCAGATAGTCGCCTGTGACTACGACACAAGCCCTAACCTCACGCTAATCAAAGGTTTGGAAGTGTTCATACAACGTACAGGAGAACTAACTCTGCCAGGAATAGTCTTCGGTACAGCATTTTGTAATCCCTTGCCGGAAAAAATAccgtttatattttaa
- the LOC142985212 gene encoding uncharacterized protein LOC142985212, translated as MCMYISACVVCGYTRGTRDIMTSRLHLLLAAACALALIQLASGQDRCEEKSIGIRSQKVHNYPPEPLRPGKGDFKLKIPPPPSSCGKVVGTRALACDYDKAPILYFEGTSTLVIKRQGELKQPGKVLATSYCS; from the exons atgtgtatgtatataagtgCGTGTGTAGTGTGTGGGTACACTCGTGGTACACGTGACATCATGACATCTAGACTGCATCTGTTGCTTGCCGCGGCCTGCGCCCTCGCTCTCATACAACTAGCGAGCGGACAGGACAGATGCGAAGAGAAGTCCATTG GTATAAGATCGCAAAAAGTGCATAATTACCCGCCGGAACCTCTAAGACCTGGAAAAGGTGACTTTAAACTAAAGATACCG CCACCTCCATCCTCGTGCGGCAAGGTAGTCGGTACGAGGGCTTTGGCATGTGACTATGATAAGGCTCCGATCTTATACTTCGAAGGCACCTCTACACTCGTTATAAAAAGGCAGGGCGAGCTGAAACAACCCGGAAAAGTGTTAGCCACATCATATTGTTCGTGA
- the LOC142985218 gene encoding uncharacterized protein LOC142985218, producing the protein MFISACVVCGYTRGTRDIMTSRLHLLLAATCALALIQLASGQDKCDEKSIGSRSRKAYNFPPLDLEPGQAEWRIHIPSPPSVCGPIVGQRALVCDYEKAPVIFFEGDSTLMIQRKGDLQKSVKLYVTTYCSS; encoded by the exons ATGTTTATAAGTGCGTGTGTTGTGTGTGGGTACACTCGTGGTACACGTGACATCATGACATCTAGACTGCATCTGTTGCTCGCCGCGACCTGCGCCCTCGCTCTCATACAACTAGCGAGCGGACAGGACAAATGTGACGAGAAGTCTATtg GCTCGAGATCTCGTAAAGCGTACAATTTTCCTCCGCTAGACTTGGAACCTGGGCAAGCTGAATGGAGAATACATATACCG TCGCCTCCATCCGTGTGTGGTCCGATAGTCGGACAGAGGGCACTGGTATGTGACTATGAGAAGGCTCCGGTCATATTCTTCGAAGGCGATTCTACCCTCATGATTCAAAGGAAGGGAGATCTTCAAAAATCGGTCAAGTTGTACGTCACTACGTATTGTTCATCTTAA
- the LOC142985198 gene encoding uncharacterized protein LOC142985198, with protein MTSRLHLLLAAACALALIQLASGQSKCDLQEVGSKTANTYEYKPVELTPGQTDWKVAIPPPPPHQCAKVVGTKGLSCDYDVAPSSFFMGSSALMIKRLGETKQTAIVYITAYCL; from the exons ATGACATCTAGACTGCATCTGTTGCTCGCCGCGGCCTGCGCCCTCGCTCTCATACAACTAGCGAGCGGACAATCGAAATGCGATCTGCAAGAGGTAG GGTCGAAAACGGCAAACACCTATGAATACAAGCCGGTGGAGCTGACTCCCGGGCAAACTGATTGGAAAGTGGCTATACCG cCACCTCCCCCTCATCAGTGTGCCAAAGTAGTTGGTACCAAAGGATTGTCATGTGACTACGATGTCGCGCCAAGCAGCTTCTTCATGGGCAGTTCTGCCCTCATGATTAAGCGCCTAggagaaacaaaacaaacggCCATAGTGTACATCACCGCGTACTGTTTGTAG